Part of the Bacteriovorax stolpii genome, GACTAATGCGACAGTTGTAAAAAATATGCTTAATGAGATCTCGATTGCCTCTAAAGAGCAGGCCGAAGGTGTCCGCAACATTGCGGCCGCTATGAACCAGCTTGACCAGGCCACTTTGAACAACAACAAGGCCGCTGCCCAGTCTTCTGAAAATGCAAAACATCTTTCAACCCACGCCAACTCTCTTCAAATTGCCGTTACAGATCTCGAAACAGAAATCTTTGGCGGGAAGATGACAGTTGAAGCGTCTCCAAAAAAGGCTTCAAAGGAAGCTCCTAAGAAAGAGATGCCTAAAGAGATTGAAGTGTATAAAGAAGTGGCAAAAAAGGTTGAAGTAAAAACTGAAGTCCGCTCAGAAAAGCAGGTTGAAAAACACTTAGATATGCCGAAAAAGACCGCCCATAAAGCTGAAGCTCCAAAGGCCAAGAAATCTTTTGAGGCCCCTAAAAAGGATAATGTGTTGCCAATGGTAGCAAAAAAAGAAGTGAAGCATGCTGCTCCAGCGGCAAAAACAAAAGTAGCATCGAACTCTACGCCTGCATATGATGATCCAAGATTTGAAGACGTTTAAAAACTGCCCCACTACAGTGGGGCTTTTTTATTTCTTATTCGATAATATCCCTTTCAATCTCTGAATTTACTTTTTAAAAGTGACCTTTCTTTTTAGATGGTTAAGTTTAATAAACCATTTCGTCTCTTGCTTTATTTCCTCCATGAATCCAGGCTGCCCAAATTCAGGATGCAATTACTTCCAAAAAAATACCTTTTGTAAAAAAGATGGATACTATCTGCGCAAAGATGACTCCCGCCAAATCCAGCGCTACAAGTGCTCCGCTTGCTCTAAAAAATTCTCCCGCGCAACTGGCACCCTAGAGTTCGGACAAAAAAAGAGACGTATCAACAAGACCATTTTTAAGATTCTCTCTTCCGGTGTCTCGATGCGACGATCGGCGATCATTCTGGGAGTTCATCGAACGACGATTGATAGAAAGCTCGTCTATCTTGCGCAAAAATCCAGACGAATGCATGCTGATCTTCTTTTGAAAATTGGCACGCAAAAAGTCGAGCGTCTTCAATTCGATGATTTGATCACTACCGAGCACACCAAGCTTAAGCCTCTTTCCATTTCAGTCGCCGTCGATGCTCACTCGCGAGTTATCTTGGGCGCTTTTGTCTCTCAAATTCCGGCATTTGGACACCTGGCCTCGCTTTCCAGACAAAAATATGGAAAAAGAAAAAGTTATCACAAAGAATCGATGATGAAGCTATTTGAAAAGATCGCTCCGGTTGTCTCTTCTCATGCAGAAATAAAAAGTGATGAGCATCGCATTTATAAAGAAGTGGTCCGAGAGTTTTTTCCGAATGCAGATTACAAACAGTATAAGGGCGAGAAGGCGATGATCGCCGGGCTCGGCGAGCTCAAGAAAAATGGGCGCGACCCTTTATTTGCAATCAATCACACGTGTGCGATGTTGAGGGCAAATATTAATCGCTTGTTTAGAAGAACCTGGTGCACGACGAAGAAACCCAAAAGACTTGAGGACCATCTCGCCATCTACATTGCCTTCCATAATTCTGTTTTATTAAGTTAATTTAAAAAAAGACCAAACGAGAGCTGAAATTAAACAACAAATGCGCCCCACTCTAATGGGGCAGTTTAAGACGTTTAAGTTATGAGACTGAGCGGACATGATCCAAAAGATCATGTTCGCGCTTAAACTGATTAAGTGCAAAGATTGAAAATACCGACGAAATCGCATACGGCACTAAAAAAGAAATCAAAAGCCCCTTTCCTGTAATTAAAATCGGAATCTTTCTATCCACAAAAACATCCGGCATAATTTCCGGCGCATAATGATTAAAAAGCCACAGGAAAACAAGCCCACAACCCACTCCCGTTCCTATAGAGAGAATGCTCATTAAATGCAGGAAGTACTTCGTCGCGCGGTCGATCTTAGAAAAAGAAGCCCCTAAAATCCAGAAGCTCGCCAGGTCTGACTTAATCTTGTTAAAGAAGATCAGAAGCCCTGAAGTAATACAAAGAGACACAAGTAAACTCATGGCCGCAAAAAGAAAAATCATCACAGTGCTTTCAAGTTTTAAGGCCCACACCAAAGTGGCATTCTCCTCTTCCCATGTTTTAAGCTGAATACCTGAAGGAAGAAGTGAGCGCAGCTCTTTGAAATCCATGTCGCTATAAATGCGAACGCGGTTAATCAGGTGCGATTGAATTAAATTCTGAACAAGAGGAAGCCTCACCCAAATATGGTAGAGGTCGATCTCTGGAACTTCGGTAGAAATCGTGCGCTCAACCTGGATAGACTGGCTTCTTGGGACATCCCCTAGAAGATCATCAACGTGGGCCGGAGAAATCATCGTTAGTGTCTCAGGAGGTGCTACACCCACTTTATAAGCGAGTTCAATCGGCATAATGGCATCAACTTTTTTTTGGCTTGCGCTGCTTTGAAGTTCAACACGCAAAAGATCCGGCACGTACCCATTCTGGTCAATTCCATGAACAAGAACCGGCGTAATAAAGGTTTGGTAACGAAGTAGAAGTTCGATTTCGTATTCTTTACTATAAAGGGCCTTTTTATCGTCTAAGATTTTAAAAAGCTTCTCGTAGCCAGGATCATTTTTTGGGGCCTTATAATAAAGCGTCGCCTTTCCTAAAACGGATTTCGAACGCACCATTAAACTGTTTTGGAGTCCGCCCATCGTGCTTTGAAGGACAATTAAGGCAAAAGATGAAAGAAAAAGGCCAACGACTGAGAGAATCAGCAATCGTTGGCGATTTTTTGCAGAAATTATATAAAAGAAAAAATACTTAAGATACGTTACAAACACTACTTCGCTTTCTCATAAAAGGTGGTTTTTGTTTCCACCAGGTCCGTTAAGTATGAGTTAGGAGTATAGCGTTCGCGATCTACTGTTTCACTAAAATTCTTTAAAGCGCCCAGGATTTTATCCAACCCTTCGCTGTCGGCGTAACGCAACAGCCCGCCTCTGAATGGAGGGAAACCAATACCAAAGATCAGACCTAAGTCAACGTCTGCAGCTGTTTCAACGATTCCATCTTTTAAGATGGCCGCAGCTTCATTGATCATTGGAAGGAAAAGTCTCATCTGAAGTTCAGACTCGCTCATTTTCTTTTTTTCTTTTGGCAGAAGTTCTTCAACTTCAGGGTTTGGACCTGTTACTTTTCCTTTTTCATCGTAAAGATAGAAACCTTTTGATGTCTTTTTTCCAAGGAAATTCTTTTCAGAAAGTTTCCCTGACATTTTTGAAGGATAAGCGCGCGCTCCAAGACCATCGTGCATAACTTTTCCAACTTTAACCGCAACGTCGATACCAACTTCATCCAGAAGTCTTGCTGGACCCATTGGCATACCAAAGTTAAGGGCGGCCTGGTCTAAGTCTTTTACCGAAACCCCTTCTTCCAGCAGGTATCCTGCTTCGTTAAGGTATGGCATAAGAATTCTGTTAACTAAAAATCCCGGACCGTCTTTAACGATGACCGGAGTTTTCTTCACTCTTAAAACCCACTTATGAAGAGCTTCAATCGTCTCTGGAGCAATCTTGTCGTGGATAATGATTTCTACCAGCGGCATCAAGTGAACCGGGTTAAAGAAGTGAAGTCCCGCAAAGCGCTCAGGGCGCTCCAGGGCCTTTGACATTTCCTGCACCGACAGTGAAGACGTGTTACTTGTTAAAAGAGTTTCAAGGTGAACTTGTTTTTCTGTTTCAGCAAAAACTTTCTTCTTGATATCCATGTTTTCAACTACGGCTTCAATAACCAGGTCAATTTTTTTGAAACCTGAGTAATCAAGCTGAGCTGTGATTGATCTTTGTTTTCTTTCAAACTCATCAGGTGTGATTTTCTTTCTCTTAAGCGCGCCCTGGAAGTTTTGTGAAGACTGCTTTAAACCTAAGTTAAGAGCGTCTGTCGTTAAGTCTTTCATAATCGGCTGCATACCTGCTTCGGCCATAAGCCACGCAATCCCTCCTCCCATGGTCCCGGCACCAAGGGCCGCTCCACGAGAAAGAACTGGTAGAGGTTTTGTCGATTTTGGACCGTTGTACTTTTTTACGGCCTCTGACATGAAATAAATGTGCTGAAGGTTTTTACTTTGTTCGCTAATTGCTAGCTCACCAAAGGCCTGGGCTTCACTGGCCAAATAACTCGTGCGCCCTTTCATCATACCTGAGTCCATGACATCAAGAATTTTTAGTGGGGCCTGGTAAAAGCCGTTTGTTTTCTTTAAAACGCTTTCACGCACTTTTTGGAAAATGATTTTTCTTGTGACAAAGTTTTCTGTCGCAAGCTCAGTCATTGATTCTTTAATTGATTGAGGTTTTGCTTTTCTGTTAAAGAAATTCGGCGCCATCGCTAAAAGGTTTTCGCGAGGGTAAACTTCTTCAACTAATCCAATTCTCTTTGCTTTATCAGCGCGAAGAGTTTTTCCAGTTAAAATCATATCCAGAGCATTTGGAAGACCAATTTTTCTTGGAAGACGGTATGTTCCTCCGAAGCCTGGGATTAAACCAAGCTTAACTTCAGGAAGACCAAGAGAAGTCTTTGATGAGTTTGAAGCAATGATGGCCTTACATGAAAGTGAAAGCTCAAGACCTCCACCTAAACACACACCATCCACACACACAACAGTTGGAATCTGAAGATCTTCAATGCGGTTATAAATATTTTGTCCGCGCTCAGCTCCATCGGCCGCCTCTGCTTCTGTTCTCATGCTGGCAATCAGGTTAATGTCTGCACCGGCAAGAAAGCAGTTTTCTTTGTGAGAAAAGAAGATTGCACCCTTAAGAGCTGTCCCTTTTGTGTGAAGCTCTTCGACGATTTCCATTAGCTCCATCATCGTTTCAATATCAAGTGTCGTCATTGACTTTGTACTGTTAAATCCAAAACCAATGTAAGCGATATCGTTTTTATACTCTAAGCTGATTTTATTATTTGCCATATACTTCTCTCTTTTTATGAATTAACGAACCAGGTTTTCGACAACAACAGCTCCACCTTGACCACCACCGATACAAAGCGACGCCAGACCGTACTTCCCTTTTCTTCTTCTTAGCTCGTGAATTAACGTCACCACAAGTCTTGATCCAGTTGATCCAACCGGGTGACCAAGAGCGATCCCTCCGCCGTTGACGTTGACTTTACTCCAGTCTAACTCTCCCCAAGCATGATCTAATCCAAAACGTGCGGCCACTTCTTTATCTTTTAGACCAATCCCAACTGCCAGGATTTGAGCGGCGAAAGCTTCGTTAAGTTCAAACAGATCGAAGTCTGAAAGTTTAAGATTTGTTCTCTTCATGACTCCATCCATCGCTAGAAGCGGTCCCATCCCCATTCTCTCAGGCTCTAGCCCGTGGAAGTGGTAGTCAGTCATTTTAGCAATTGGCTTTAAGTTGTATTTTTTAACGGCCTCTTCAGATACAAAAAGAAGAGCTGATCCACCATCAGTGATTGGACAGCTGTTACCGACAGTGACTGTTCCTGATTTTTTATCGAAGTATGGCTTCATTTTGCCAAGGCCTTCAACTGTTGAGTTTGCGCGAGGACCAACGTCATCAGTTAAAAGTTTATTTAATGATCCACCAATTGTGATTGGCAGGATTTCATCTTTAAATTTTCCTTCTTTTGTCGCTTGAGCGGCTTTTGCGTGAGAGTTGTTAGCGTACTCATCTTGCATTTGGCGAGTGATTTTAAGCTCTCTTGCCAGAAGCTCTGCTGTTTGCCCCATGTTTAGTCCACAGAAAGGATCCGTCAGACCTTGTTCGATAGCTACGATTGGAGTTAAGTAGTGCGGACGAAACGCGCTCATTGCTGAGAGTTTCTCTCCCATTGTTTTTGCTTTCATTAATTTTGCAAAAAGTTCAGTCATCTCTTTGTTGTACATTAGCGGCATCTGCGACATCGACTCCACACCACCCGCGACGATTACATCACATCTTCCCGAAGCGATTTTTAAATACGCTTGAGCAACGGCTTCCATTCCCGAAGCACAGTTTCTGTGAACTGAGTAACCAGAAGTTTTTTTATCTAATCCTGCTTCAAGAGCAATCACGCGACCGACGTTTGGGTATTTTGCTGGAGTTCCAGTGTTTCCGAAGATCACTTCATCAACCTGATCTGTCGGGATGTCTGTGTTGTCAATTAAGTGCTTAACTAAGTAAGCTCCTAAGTATGGCGCTTGCACATCTTTTAAATCAAGGCCTGCTTTTGCTTGTGGCGTTCTTTTTCCATCGACGATGTAGACATCTCTCATTGACATAAAATTCTCTCCATGAATTGGCGGCAATTAAGATTAATATGCTAATAATTCTATAGTGTCTTATGGATTTTAGAAAGGAATGTTTGAGAGGGAAATTTTTAATACTGGAGCAAAAAAAACGGGCTTCAAATGAAGCCCGCTCTTGTTAGATTTTCGTCAGAAGTTTGTTGGTTAGAATCTGATAACTAAACCAGCTTGAACTGCAGTTACATCACCATCTTCGATTTCTTTAGAGATGTTCTCTAAACGCCCTTGGTCTGGGTTAGTTGAAACCGTTCCAGCAGACTTTGAAATCCCTGAAGTAATGTTCTTTGTGTATGACAGGTCAAGGTTTAATCCAATCGTCTCAGAGATATCGAATTCAGCACCTAACTTAGCAGATCCTGCGAAGGCTGAAGAAGAAAGCTCTTCGTTACCAAAGTTAACATATCCACTGTTATATGCTGTGTTGTTATCATACTTTAGACCTGTACGGTTAAAGCTTAAACCTGCTCCAGCATATGGCTTAAATTTCGAGTCTTCAGTAAAGAAGAATTTCCCTGTCGCTTCAATCACTAGCTTTGTGAACTTCATCGCTCTTCCTGAACCATAAGTTCCGTAATAACCAGTGTTATAGTTGTAGTTATAACCTGTGTTTACATATTCGTTAGCAACATCTGAAAGATCCATTGTTGCGTAGTTAAGACCTAAACCAACAGAAACCTGTGGAAGAATCATTGTTTCAGCGTTAACACCAAAAGATACGTTTGACTGAAGGTCAATTCTGTCACCTTTAATGTTGCTGATTCCAAGAGAAGGAATCACTTTTGATTTCTTTTCTTCTTTTACTACTGGAGCTGGCACTTCAACGATTCTTGTTTCAATCACTGGAGCTGGTGCAACAGGTGCCGGAGCAACTGGAGCTGGAGCAGCTTGAGTTGTTTGAACTTTATCTTCGTTTAAGTTGTTTAAGCTGTTATTAAAAGCACCTTGAAGCTTGTTTGTTAAAGCAATCTCTTGCTTCACGCGAATATCTTCAATTTTCTTTTCAACCATTAGCTTATTTCTTTCTTCAAGTTTTTCTCTTCTTCTCTTTAGAAGTTCAGAAGGAGATAGCTTTCCTTCGATTTCAATCTGGTCCATGTCCAGAGCGTCACCGTTAGCTAAAGCGTCTTCTGCATCATCAAGAACATCGTCTTGAGCGCGTAGTGGAGCAGTGTGAGCTGTTGCTGCAATTAAAGCCGTAGCTAAAAACAAGCTCATAAACGTTAATCTTTTGTTTTCCACCTTAAGTTTCATAACTTCTCCTCATGTATAGACCTAAGCACTTCGGGGGTAGCCTGGCCTT contains:
- a CDS encoding ABC transporter permease, producing the protein MVRSKSVLGKATLYYKAPKNDPGYEKLFKILDDKKALYSKEYEIELLLRYQTFITPVLVHGIDQNGYVPDLLRVELQSSASQKKVDAIMPIELAYKVGVAPPETLTMISPAHVDDLLGDVPRSQSIQVERTISTEVPEIDLYHIWVRLPLVQNLIQSHLINRVRIYSDMDFKELRSLLPSGIQLKTWEEENATLVWALKLESTVMIFLFAAMSLLVSLCITSGLLIFFNKIKSDLASFWILGASFSKIDRATKYFLHLMSILSIGTGVGCGLVFLWLFNHYAPEIMPDVFVDRKIPILITGKGLLISFLVPYAISSVFSIFALNQFKREHDLLDHVRSVS
- a CDS encoding 3-hydroxyacyl-CoA dehydrogenase NAD-binding domain-containing protein, which produces MANNKISLEYKNDIAYIGFGFNSTKSMTTLDIETMMELMEIVEELHTKGTALKGAIFFSHKENCFLAGADINLIASMRTEAEAADGAERGQNIYNRIEDLQIPTVVCVDGVCLGGGLELSLSCKAIIASNSSKTSLGLPEVKLGLIPGFGGTYRLPRKIGLPNALDMILTGKTLRADKAKRIGLVEEVYPRENLLAMAPNFFNRKAKPQSIKESMTELATENFVTRKIIFQKVRESVLKKTNGFYQAPLKILDVMDSGMMKGRTSYLASEAQAFGELAISEQSKNLQHIYFMSEAVKKYNGPKSTKPLPVLSRGAALGAGTMGGGIAWLMAEAGMQPIMKDLTTDALNLGLKQSSQNFQGALKRKKITPDEFERKQRSITAQLDYSGFKKIDLVIEAVVENMDIKKKVFAETEKQVHLETLLTSNTSSLSVQEMSKALERPERFAGLHFFNPVHLMPLVEIIIHDKIAPETIEALHKWVLRVKKTPVIVKDGPGFLVNRILMPYLNEAGYLLEEGVSVKDLDQAALNFGMPMGPARLLDEVGIDVAVKVGKVMHDGLGARAYPSKMSGKLSEKNFLGKKTSKGFYLYDEKGKVTGPNPEVEELLPKEKKKMSESELQMRLFLPMINEAAAILKDGIVETAADVDLGLIFGIGFPPFRGGLLRYADSEGLDKILGALKNFSETVDRERYTPNSYLTDLVETKTTFYEKAK
- a CDS encoding thiolase family protein; its protein translation is MSMRDVYIVDGKRTPQAKAGLDLKDVQAPYLGAYLVKHLIDNTDIPTDQVDEVIFGNTGTPAKYPNVGRVIALEAGLDKKTSGYSVHRNCASGMEAVAQAYLKIASGRCDVIVAGGVESMSQMPLMYNKEMTELFAKLMKAKTMGEKLSAMSAFRPHYLTPIVAIEQGLTDPFCGLNMGQTAELLARELKITRQMQDEYANNSHAKAAQATKEGKFKDEILPITIGGSLNKLLTDDVGPRANSTVEGLGKMKPYFDKKSGTVTVGNSCPITDGGSALLFVSEEAVKKYNLKPIAKMTDYHFHGLEPERMGMGPLLAMDGVMKRTNLKLSDFDLFELNEAFAAQILAVGIGLKDKEVAARFGLDHAWGELDWSKVNVNGGGIALGHPVGSTGSRLVVTLIHELRRRKGKYGLASLCIGGGQGGAVVVENLVR
- a CDS encoding OmpW/AlkL family protein, encoding MKLKVENKRLTFMSLFLATALIAATAHTAPLRAQDDVLDDAEDALANGDALDMDQIEIEGKLSPSELLKRRREKLEERNKLMVEKKIEDIRVKQEIALTNKLQGAFNNSLNNLNEDKVQTTQAAPAPVAPAPVAPAPVIETRIVEVPAPVVKEEKKSKVIPSLGISNIKGDRIDLQSNVSFGVNAETMILPQVSVGLGLNYATMDLSDVANEYVNTGYNYNYNTGYYGTYGSGRAMKFTKLVIEATGKFFFTEDSKFKPYAGAGLSFNRTGLKYDNNTAYNSGYVNFGNEELSSSAFAGSAKLGAEFDISETIGLNLDLSYTKNITSGISKSAGTVSTNPDQGRLENISKEIEDGDVTAVQAGLVIRF